taggaaaaggagtacgtcaaggctgtatactgtcaccctgcttatttaacttctatgcagagtacatcatgagaaacgctggactggaagaaacacaagctggaatcaagattgccgggagaaatatcaataacgtcagatatgcagatgacaccacccttatggcagaaagtgaagaggaactaaaaagcctcttgatgaaagtgaaagaggagagtaaaaaagttggcttaaagctcaacattcagaaaatgaagatgatggcatctggtcccatcacttcatgggaaatcgatggggaaacagtgtcagactttatttttttgggctccaaaatcactgcagatggtgactgcagccatgaaattaaaagatgcttactccttggaaggaaagttatgaccaacctagacagcatattcaaaagcagagacattactttgccaacaaaggtctgtctactcaaggctatggtttttcctgtggtcatgtatggatgtgagagttggactatgaagaaggctgagcgccgaagaattgatgcttttgaactgtggtgttggagaagactcttgagagtcccttggactgcaaggagatccaaccagtccattctgaaggagatcagctctgggatttctttgaaaggaataatgctgaagctgaaactccagtactctggccaccccatgtgaagagttgactcattggaaaagactctgatgctgggagggattgggggcaagaggagaaggggatgacagaggatgagatggctggatggcatcagtgactcgatggacgtgagtctgagtgaactccgggagttggtgatggacagggaggcctggcgtgctgtgattcatggggtcacaaagagtcggacacgactgagcgactgaactgaaactgaattgAAAGGTCTTTTGAACTATTAATTATATTATAGTGCAATTCCATAATAATTTAGTGAGGATGTTAaagtcatttccattttacaaaggaaGAGTCTTCAGCTCAGAAAGATgctccaaggtcacatggctggtGGTAACAATGAGTATCATTCAAAGCCTATGCTCTGTCTACTCCCTACCCTGTGTTAAGGTCAGGCAGGCTACCTTTCCCTATCCATTGTAGCTTCTGGTACCATACTAGGTTAACTTCGAAGCCCCCATCTCGCAACTGAGAGGCTTACTCATCTAATTGCCTTCTCAATTTCGCAGGCAAACTTAGTCTTCCCAGATCAAAGTGACCAAAACAACCCCTATCACAACAAGAACACCCAACATAGCTAAAATTGAACTAAAGGTCTTCTTCCCCCAAATCTGTCCCTCTTCTCATACCCCAATccccattgttgttcagtcggtaagtcatgtccaactctttgcgaccccatggactgcagcacaccaggcttccctgtccttccccatctcccagagttaactaaaactcatgtccattgagtcagtgatgccatccaaccatcccatcctctgtggcccccttctcctcctaccttcaatcttttccagcatcagggtcttttccaatgagttggctctttgcatcaggtggccaaagtattggagcttcagcttcagcatcagtccttccaatgaatactcaggactgattttctttaggattgactggtttgatctccttgctgtccaagggactctcaagaatcttctccagcaccacagttcaaatcccAGTAGATGGCATTATCATTTACCCTATTACTCATTTCAGTAACTTGGGGTACATGTTTAACATtgcctcttccttccctttttcatATCAAAACCACCATTGACTGCTGATGCTTCTATCACATTGGTCTAGTGTCCCCACTACCCTAACCCATGCCATTACCATCCCTTGACTGGACTACTGCATGAACCTCTCAACAGGTGGCCATGCCTCTCCTGTTGTGTCTTTCCAATCCAGTCTTTACTGCAGCAGACTTTCATGATCACTGTTTTGCTTAAATGATTTCCTATAACTCTTTGGAGAATGTCCAAAATCTATTTCATGGCTATTTTGTCATATTATAATCTGTTTTCTACTCTGGTAGCATTCTCTATTTTTCATTCACAGCATCTATCACATTTATGATTAATCATTCGATTAATTATTTGTATGATTATCTGTTAGATGTGTCTCTACATTAGAGTCCAGATCCTTCATTCTAGTCCTCACTCTGCTACCCACTGTTTGTGCATGCTTGAGCAAGAAGCAAGACTACCTCTTTTGTGCCAGTCTGTCTTAGTCTATGACCTCTGGTAAACTCTGGGAAGCTCCTCTGGGAAGAATTCGACTTGAAACCAAGTCTGTCTGACCTCAGAACCTAAATTTCCTAATTTTTGCAACAtgacaagaattaaaaaaaatatatatatatcatcgtgcagatgaggaaactaaagcccTGAGTGGCAAAGTGATTTCACACAGAGCCAAAGCAAGAACTCTAGCCTGCTGGTGCCTAACCTGGGGATTCTTCCTTCATTCCATGGCCTCCCGAGCAGCAACACCTAGCAGAGGCTAAGAGGAGCTGGAAAGACATTTCCATGTCTACACTGAGTGCTGGCAGCAGGACTGCCAGGCTTAGTGGGGTTTCTGCACCTCTCTTCCCAGCCTGCATCTATATCAGAGCTGAGCCCTGGTTGAGCTCTGCAAGTTGTTCTCACTAGTCTGAGGCCACACTTCTCACAAGGGCCCTAGTGGGGCATCTGGGTAAGGCAACTTGTCCTCTTCTGGCCCCGTGAGACCCACCTGGGCTTCATATATCACTTTGCAGTCCCTGATGATATGTTCCTGAGACCCACATGGGGCTCTGCTAGCTCGTATAGCACCGGGGCCTTATTACAAGCAGGCATCCTCTCAGATGGATGGACAAAAGGGGAAAGGGAGCCACTGTAAGAGCCCAGGCTAAACAGAGcgcagagcacagagtgccttgcTCCACTGACTCAGCCTCAGCTGGGGGTCCTGGGCTGCCTCCTCTACTGGGCGCTTTCCTCTGGGACACACACTTCCGAGCCCTAgaaaccctccccctcctctggcTGTTTCTCTTCACCCTGTACAATTCATTCCAAGCTCTCTCACCACCTGCTTGTCAAGAGGTTGAGAAAACTCTGCCTCCACTCCTAGAGTCCGGCACCAATCTCCTGATTCATGGATTGACCCCTCCTGGAGCTCACAGTCTAGGGAAGGAGGCCAGGAGAGAGTACCAGGTGGTTTGGGGAGTCACCCAAATTGCATCAACTCACCTTCTTTCAGAATCAGAAATGAGCACATTATTGGGACCTTATGGGCACAGCCCTGACTGAGGGGGCAAGcaggatggtgtggggagggactCAGAGGCAGTGGGTAAAGGGGAGCTAAGGGCGCTGGACTGGAGGGCAGCCTGTCCCTCCCCTCACGTGGGACCCTGGGCAAGTCTGGTCCTTTTGCTaggcctcagtctcttcattatGATCTGGAGCATTGTCTCCAGTGAAAGCTAGGATTTCGAGCAGTGTGGGCATACCATGATGACCTCTGTACAGCATATTAGGGAAAATATATGGCAAGCACTTAAAGGAGTGCTatatttttccttaggaaataatttttattagactTGTTTAAAGCATTCATTAGCTGAAAGTACAGGTGGCATAAAGATACAACAAAACACGTGAGGAGGGTATATCAATGACTGCTATTTGAGCAATGTGGATTTAGAGAACATTCTATTTCCCCTAAGTGGTTCCTTTTACATCTTCTCCACTGAAACTCAGAGCTAAATTCAAAACTCAGGCTCAAAAATTATATTGATCTTTATATTAGCCAGTATGTGTTCTCCTCTGCTTTGGATCTAATGATCATTTCTCTGTGGGGCCTTCCGTCGCAAGCTGTGGAAATTGGAAGGCAGTGAAGTATCATAATGTACAAATAACACTCAAAATTAGAGAACTGAAAAGCATTCACCTGATGAACAGGGACTGACATTAACTGGTTTGTGtttagtcgatcagttgtgtccgactatttgcgaccccatggactagcccaccaggctcctctgtccatgggatttcccaggcaagaatactgaagaggccTGCCATTcaggcaggcaaattctttaccactgagccatcaaggaagcccagacattagcttcagttcagtgcagttcagtcgctcagttgtgtccaactctttgcgaccccatgaatcgcagcatgccaggcccccctgtccatcaccaactcccagagttcactcagactcacatctgtcgagtcagtggtgccatccagccgtctcatcctctgtcatccccttctcctcctgcccccaatccctcccagcatcagagtcttttccaatgagtcaactcttcgcatgaatattggccaaaatattggagtttcagcttcagcatcattccttccaaagaaatctcagagctgatctctttcagaatggactggttggatctccttgcagtccaagggactctcaagagtcttctccaacaccacagttcaaaagcatcaattcttcggtgctcagccttcttcacagtccaactctcacatccatacatgaccacaggaaaaaccatagccttgactagacggacctttgttggcaaagtaatgtctctgcttttgaatatgctatctaggttggtcataactttccttccaaggagtaagcgtcttttaatttcatggctgcagtcaccatctgcagtgattttggagcccaaaaaataaagtctgacactgtttccactgtttccccatcgatttcccatgaagtaatgggaccagatgccatgatctttgttttctgaatgttgaactttaagccaacttttttactctcctctttcactttcatcaagaggctttttagttcctcttcactttctgccataagggtggtgtcatctgcatatctgaggttattgatatttctcccggcaatcttgattccagcttgtgtttcttccagtccagcgtttctcatgatgtactctgcatagaagttaaataagcagggtgacagtatacagccttgacgaactccttttcctatttggaaccagtctgttgttccatgtccagttctaaccgttgcttcctgacctgcatacagatttctcaagaggcaggtcaggtggtcttgtattcccatctctttcagaattttccacagtttattgtgatccacacagtcaaaggctttggcatagtcaataaagcagaaatagatgtttttctggaactctcttgctttttccatgatccagcggatgttggcaatttgatctctggttcctctgccttttctaaaaccagcttgaacatcaggaagttcacggttcacatattgctgaagcctggcttggagaattttgagtattactttactagcatgtgagatgagtgcaattgtgcggtagtttgagcattctttggcattacctttctttgggattggagtgaaaactgacgttttccagtcctgtggccactgctgagttttccaaatttgctggcatattgagtgcagcactttcacagcatcatctttcaggatttgaaatagctccactggaattccatcacctccactagctttgttcgtagtgatgctttcctttttttggggggggggtactCAATTACTTTATTTGAAGGAATGGTACTAAAGAAAGAACTTAAGTAGATGTTTTGTTACAACTTATAGAAAAGATGAAGGTAACCCAAATATGCATGCACTGCCTTGGTGACCAGGGAAGTCACCCCTGTGGCTGTGGGAAACCAGCCTGAGGCTTAGCTCTCACTGTGTCCTAGGGTGTGCTTGTCAAAGAGGTACTCTGCCATGCCAGATCCAGGGGCCCCCTTCTTGCTCACGTTGGTTATGTGGTCACCCAATTCTTTGATGGCTTCCACCTGCTCATTCAGGTAATGAGTCTCAATGAAATCACACAGATGGGGATCATTTTTTTCAATGGCCAGTTTGTACAGTTCCAGTAGTGACTGATTCACCCTTCTCTCCAAGCACAGCGCACATTCCATTGCAGTCAGCCCATTCTCCCAGTCATCACGGTCTGGTTTCTTGATATCCTGAAGGAAGATTCGGCCCCCTCGCTGGTTCTGCAGCTTCATCAGTCTCTCAGCATGTTCCCTCTCCTCATGAGATTGGTGAAGAAAGTATTTGGCAAAGTTCTTCAAAGCCACATCATCACGGTCAAAATAGTACGACATGGACAGGTAGACATAGGAGGCGTAGAGCTCCAGGTTGATCTGGCGGTTGATGGCAGCCTCCGAGTCCTGGTGGTAGTTCTGGCGCACCTGCGAGAGGGATGCGGTCGTCATGGTGGGCGGCTGAAAACGGgcggtggtggtggcggtggcgGCGACGGCAGAGCGGCGCTGGAGCAGTGGCGGGGACCTTGGGCCGGTCGCAGGGCGCTGTCAAGTGGTGACGAGGGCTGGCTCTGAGTGGCCGGccggggtggcgggggtgggggagatgaGCAGCCGGGTTCCATTCAAGCACTGTTGAAGTAGGAAACCGCAGCGACTCTCCGCTAAGACtgtccgtagtgatgctttctaaggcccagttgacttcacattccaggatgtctggctctaggtcagtgatcacaccatcgtgattatctgggtcgtgatcttttttgtacagttcttctgtgtattcttgccacctcttcttaatagcttagCCTTCCATAATTTACAAAGGAATTTTCACATATCCTTTCTTACACCATTTTTTGTCTTCATTAATAAGATGCAGAGTTACCTGCTGGGGTAAATATTATCAGTATCCCCATGTcacagatgggaaactgaggcatggaccTGCTCATGGTCACATAAGTTGAGAGTCAGATCTGACTCCTGTTTCCATATTTCTTCAGTGTGTGGATGAAAAATTGCCATTTACCATCTGTCCCCACAAGGATTAGTTCACTAGCCACTGTGTCGCTCACTGACCTTCAGcacaccctgaaaggagttcagggctCAGAttaggaatgaggcactctgtgctctgggaaaaccttacagaacaggccttcagatattttggaaagattttatgaggccaattcttgcatcttattatttctagaaaagcactaaaatcattaatggaGACATCTGCTCCTAGTGACTAGCAGCAACTCTCTTGTGACTAGCAGCAACTCTGCCCAAAAGTGTGGTTGACTACACATACCTGCCTTCACCAagatcacatatatactgacctccaCCCCTATCTCTTCccagcagttcctcagagctgagaGACTGTCTCCCAGActatagtcctcatttttccCCAAGTAAAATTTAGCTCACAGCTCTCGtgttgtgcttttctttctgttgacAAGTGTCACCataattgctttgtttttgtgtttgtaaAATTAGATGGCCAGCCCccctgggtggggatggaggggaggaCTGTAAGGAGGGAAGCAGGCCCTGGGCTCTGAGCTTGCAGCACGTGATCCCCACCTGCCATGTTCACCCCTGCCTTACTGGGGCAGGGCCGGGGGCACCTGGCTGGAGCCCTGCTGGATTTACAGATCGTCTATGAGCTCTGAGTGCTCAAGGCCGCCTTCATTAGGTTGGGGCACCAGCAGAGCCGCTTCCCCTGGTTGGCTGGGCATTTCACATTTAAAGCTTCACACATCTGTGAGCACGGCCTGTCAGCAGCCCGGGTCAGCAGCCTGGAGCTCTTCCAGAGCCACGCATCCAAGTGTGTCCCCACCAGCCTGTGGATGCACTTGCTCTGACCTGCCCAACCCCTGTCCCCGTCCTCTGGTCCTCTCTCTTTACCATTACCTGAATACTTGGCTCTGGGAGCagttccctgggtttctccaagcTCAGGGGCCATGAGAGATGTTGGGAACTGTGGCAATGGTTTCCTAGGCACACAGGCAGTTAGcaggtttttatttaaaaaaaaaaaaaaggaggagaaataAAACCCTCCTCCTTATACCTTCTTAATATTTAAGGgaggaaaacatgaaaaaagCATGAAGGAAACATACAGAAACTTTTTCTAATCATCCCTGCCTCCCAACCTAGGACTGACCACTGTTAACATGTTAGCACCTGTCTTTccttgttaatattttttcatgtctATAATAGCATACATTGTTTTTCCTATAGAAAAAAGAGTGCCAAAATAGTCACTATCTTGTAgggttttgggggttttgttttgtcttctttttaaaacttggCAGTAAATCATTAACATTTTCTGTGCCAACCAATATTCTTTTACAATATGATTTTGAATTGTACAGCATCCTGTTATGGATATATCATAATTTACTTAATCAATACTCTTGTTTGGCATTTCAGagccttccattttttttcctccaatgctGTGATGAGTATTCAAGACTTATATGTTGATGCATTATCTCTAATTATATTCTTATATTCTTGGAAGCAGTATTGCAGGGTcagacaaaacacacacatataaagttTTACTCCAGAAGTTCTACAGAGCTTTTAAAACTCAATTTTATTTACTGTAAAAGCAACATTAGAACAGTAATAATGAATTCCTTAAAAGAAATATCATCCACAAATTCCCTTCTCTTACATATCAGTTGGTTTTATTTGCTCATGTTCCTGTCCATATGCAAAGAGGAGTTTTACATGATTGTGTTTATACCTATGTTAGGCTATTACGATTCCCAGGAATCATTCTCACATAGGAAGAACCCCCAGAGAATCTGGCTTTGAATGTAGAAATTCCACAGGATTGGGGGAAATAGaaactccactcttggagggtGCAGACAAGCTCTTGTGCACCCCAGGACCCAGGGATAATAAAACTATTGGTCCACATTACTCCTGTTTCAGCAGAGTTTTACAGCAAGGCCAGTCAGAGGATGCTGGCCCCTCCCCTGCTCCAGCCAATAGACAGTGTGGAGAGAAAGGGTCATAGAGCCACATGGCACAGAGCATCGTTGTTAGGCTACTCAGCTCAGCAGGTGCTGATtcagttccttaaaaaatgataatggtaatggaaaatctgaaaaagaaaaaaacataatatatatgtatatataagcaaccaaacaacaatacacatactgtatatttttgcttatACCTGaaacacatatataaacacatataatttTGCTTATACCTGaaacattataaaacaactatactcaattaaaaatagaaaaggaatttGAACTCCTGGGAGACTAAAAATAAAGTGAGTAGCTATTGCAGGTATCTGGGTTCTTATGTATAGTATAATAACATAGATAAATTATATATTCTAATTTAT
Above is a genomic segment from Bos javanicus breed banteng chromosome 15, ARS-OSU_banteng_1.0, whole genome shotgun sequence containing:
- the LOC133261918 gene encoding ferritin heavy chain-like, yielding MTTASLSQVRQNYHQDSEAAINRQINLELYASYVYLSMSYYFDRDDVALKNFAKYFLHQSHEEREHAERLMKLQNQRGGRIFLQDIKKPDRDDWENGLTAMECALCLERRVNQSLLELYKLAIEKNDPHLCDFIETHYLNEQVEAIKELGDHITNVSKKGAPGSGMAEYLFDKHTLGHSES